The following coding sequences are from one Roseburia hominis A2-183 window:
- a CDS encoding MarR family winged helix-turn-helix transcriptional regulator: MVQYYNTGDKDSTNLIAYASDLSMFAMLFTDMQNGTRDYGNDRPIKSVEVAILSTIEQNPGITVSDLSQKQHRTKGTISSIVSNLEKGGYIYREKRPGNAKVVHLYTTPDGERLNTLYIAFVTKKTTEIQSELLKVCSISEMNSFCKVLHEYVKLLSKAFDEES; encoded by the coding sequence ATGGTACAATATTACAATACAGGGGATAAGGATAGTACGAATCTCATCGCCTATGCCAGTGATCTTTCCATGTTCGCTATGCTGTTCACAGATATGCAAAATGGAACTCGTGACTACGGTAATGATCGTCCGATCAAATCTGTCGAAGTCGCTATCTTATCTACGATTGAACAAAATCCAGGGATTACCGTAAGTGATTTATCCCAAAAACAACATCGGACAAAAGGAACTATTTCATCCATTGTTTCCAACCTAGAAAAAGGTGGCTACATTTACCGCGAAAAGCGTCCCGGTAATGCAAAAGTAGTGCATCTATACACTACTCCGGACGGTGAACGTCTGAATACCCTTTATATCGCTTTTGTCACAAAAAAAACAACAGAGATACAGTCAGAACTATTAAAGGTCTGCTCTATCAGTGAAATGAATTCTTTTTGTAAAGTCTTACATGAATATGTTAAATTATTGTCAAAAGCTTTTGATGAAGAATCCTAG
- a CDS encoding MFS transporter: MTQKSKSSKVVTLILMILAMNTIYMLPYLMYTYYTPLQEAMGLIGRDADYGRLLNVYGIANVILYLPGGWVADKFDCKKLLVFSMVSTGVLGLWEATFPSYTILLLIHILFAVTTVLTFWSSSVKCVNMLADEGEQGGMFGSLEAGRGVSGLVLTIIFTSIYAVNAADSTKAMRLNVSIISVVMIVIGILLAVLMPKPKNTENATNATLLDSIKAMGVAFKCPVTYLLAGMIFCGSMCLASTTYFAPYLQNICGLPVKIGVLYSNYSKIVTQLIAASAAGILATKLKRSTKPMIVAGVVGAGLYIVMEILPASTAVMWPMLVVMTVALMMIYVFRALYYATVDEEGTPKNIVGSVIGISSLIGFIPDTFYTSLCGKWLEADPVGGYKKIFLSCILAMVIGLVCAFISDRRIVKFRAANNKEA; this comes from the coding sequence ATGACACAAAAATCAAAAAGCAGTAAAGTAGTTACTCTGATTCTTATGATCCTGGCAATGAATACCATTTATATGTTGCCATACCTGATGTATACATACTATACACCATTACAGGAGGCTATGGGTCTTATTGGAAGAGATGCTGACTATGGTAGATTATTAAACGTATATGGTATTGCAAACGTTATTTTATACCTGCCAGGTGGATGGGTAGCAGATAAATTTGACTGCAAGAAGTTACTTGTATTTTCCATGGTTTCAACAGGTGTTCTTGGTCTCTGGGAAGCAACATTCCCAAGCTACACAATCCTGTTACTGATCCATATATTATTTGCAGTAACAACCGTACTTACATTCTGGTCTTCTTCTGTAAAATGTGTCAACATGCTCGCTGATGAGGGAGAACAGGGTGGTATGTTCGGAAGCCTGGAAGCAGGACGTGGTGTTTCAGGTCTGGTTCTTACTATTATCTTTACATCTATTTATGCAGTAAATGCAGCTGACAGCACAAAGGCAATGAGATTAAATGTGTCAATTATCTCAGTTGTTATGATCGTGATCGGTATTCTTTTAGCAGTTTTAATGCCGAAGCCAAAGAATACAGAAAATGCAACAAATGCTACATTACTTGACAGTATCAAAGCGATGGGTGTTGCATTCAAGTGTCCAGTTACTTATCTGTTAGCAGGTATGATCTTCTGTGGATCTATGTGTCTTGCATCTACAACTTATTTTGCACCATACTTACAGAACATTTGTGGATTACCGGTAAAAATCGGTGTTTTATATTCAAACTACAGCAAGATCGTTACACAGTTAATCGCTGCATCTGCAGCTGGTATTTTAGCAACTAAATTAAAACGTTCCACAAAACCTATGATCGTAGCCGGTGTTGTTGGAGCAGGTTTATATATTGTTATGGAAATCTTACCAGCATCTACAGCAGTTATGTGGCCAATGCTTGTTGTAATGACAGTTGCTCTTATGATGATCTATGTATTCCGTGCTCTGTATTACGCAACAGTAGATGAGGAAGGAACACCTAAGAACATCGTTGGTAGTGTTATCGGTATCTCATCCTTAATCGGATTCATTCCGGATACATTCTACACATCATTATGTGGTAAATGGCTGGAAGCTGATCCTGTAGGTGGATACAAAAAGATCTTCTTAAGCTGTATTTTGGCTATGGTAATTGGTCTTGTTTGTGCATTTATTTCCGATAGAAGAATCGTAAAATTCCGCGCAGCAAACAACAAAGAAGCTTAA
- a CDS encoding sodium:solute symporter family protein, with protein sequence MNIFFIGVVVSILVYIVVGIWAGRSVKDVNDYYVSGRNAPTILIAGTLFASMLSVNGFMGDQGWCYSGNITTLVLLNSMCAMGYIAGPLMFGRYLRRSECTTMPEYFGARYCDLKNRRVAGIITAVSLTAYLLSCITGVGILMQELTGLSYELCLFLAWFCFTAFTFYSGSKGVILTDTMMFMVFLIATIIAGPYVFKAQGGIGHLLENLMNNPNIPENLLDYHGNIPGAGATDVFGAVMYAVTMGIIWFITVSVSPWQAGRNMMAKSEHVTFRAGAIAAACTVIFLMYLNLQSVTVLNLNPGMEDPQRVLIWAAFHVMPKFVGTLMLAGIMAAGLSSASTFLSVIGFSITSDIVFVEFKSEKQQLFVSRVIMLILGAISLLLAYTGIGSVRIVTYFASTIIAASWGVSAIGSVVSKKLSATGARWSMIAGFVGFIVTKCLVGFHVGLFATVFINFLDPFFIGIYLSLFFAILGSKLHPVTEEEKAYREKLLILPESEKVIKDYKIDKVFGYLLIAAGIAVTLFLLFGWALPYNGII encoded by the coding sequence ATGAATATATTCTTTATAGGAGTGGTTGTCAGCATACTGGTTTACATAGTGGTTGGAATCTGGGCAGGTCGTTCTGTAAAGGACGTAAATGACTATTATGTCAGTGGAAGAAATGCCCCGACGATTTTGATCGCCGGAACCCTGTTTGCATCGATGCTTTCGGTAAACGGGTTCATGGGAGACCAGGGATGGTGCTATTCCGGCAACATTACAACACTGGTATTGCTAAATTCCATGTGTGCAATGGGTTATATTGCCGGACCACTTATGTTCGGACGATATTTAAGGCGGTCAGAATGTACAACAATGCCGGAATATTTCGGAGCGCGTTACTGCGATCTGAAAAACCGGAGAGTTGCCGGAATTATTACAGCAGTTTCCCTCACAGCGTATTTGCTCTCATGTATCACCGGAGTTGGAATTTTAATGCAGGAACTGACAGGGCTTTCTTATGAGCTCTGTCTCTTCCTGGCATGGTTTTGTTTTACCGCTTTTACTTTTTATTCCGGTTCGAAAGGAGTTATTCTTACGGATACGATGATGTTCATGGTATTTTTAATAGCGACGATCATTGCCGGTCCTTATGTTTTCAAGGCACAGGGTGGAATTGGTCATCTGCTGGAGAATCTCATGAATAATCCAAACATTCCGGAGAACCTTTTGGATTATCATGGCAATATTCCAGGAGCCGGGGCAACAGATGTTTTTGGTGCAGTGATGTATGCAGTGACGATGGGAATTATCTGGTTTATTACAGTGTCGGTATCGCCTTGGCAGGCAGGACGTAACATGATGGCAAAGAGCGAGCATGTTACATTCCGCGCAGGTGCGATCGCAGCGGCATGTACGGTGATTTTCCTGATGTATTTGAATCTGCAGTCTGTGACCGTACTGAATCTTAACCCTGGAATGGAAGATCCGCAGAGAGTTCTGATCTGGGCAGCATTTCATGTAATGCCGAAGTTCGTCGGAACATTGATGCTTGCCGGCATTATGGCAGCAGGATTATCTTCTGCATCCACATTCCTGTCGGTCATTGGATTTTCTATTACATCGGATATTGTTTTTGTGGAATTTAAAAGTGAAAAGCAGCAGTTATTTGTCAGCAGAGTGATAATGCTGATCCTCGGTGCGATTTCCTTACTGTTAGCATATACAGGAATCGGAAGTGTCCGCATCGTTACTTATTTTGCATCTACGATCATCGCAGCAAGCTGGGGCGTTTCCGCCATCGGAAGTGTGGTAAGTAAAAAGCTTTCCGCTACCGGAGCGAGATGGTCTATGATCGCCGGATTTGTTGGATTCATTGTTACAAAATGTCTGGTTGGATTTCATGTAGGATTATTTGCAACTGTATTTATTAACTTTTTAGACCCATTCTTTATTGGAATTTACCTGAGCCTCTTTTTTGCGATACTCGGATCAAAATTACATCCGGTGACAGAGGAGGAAAAAGCATATCGGGAAAAACTTCTGATATTACCGGAGTCTGAAAAGGTAATAAAAGATTACAAGATCGACAAAGTATTTGGATATCTTCTGATCGCAGCAGGAATTGCAGTGACACTCTTCCTTTTATTCGGCTGGGCGCTGCCATATAACGGAATCATATAA
- a CDS encoding acyl-CoA dehydrogenase — protein MEFKLNEDQQLMKDMFVEFTEQFVKPIAAELDEQERFPEELIPQLGETGLLGIPVAEEYGGAGADNMSYVLAVEEVSKACASTGVTISAHTSLCCWPIEAFGTEEQKQKYLPDLASGEKLGAFGLTEPGAGSDAAGQRTVAEDKGDHYLLNGSKIFITNGEVADVYVVFAMTNKELGNKGISAFIVEKGWEGFSFGSHEKKMGIRGSSTCELIFENVKVPKENLLGEVNKGFKIAMATLDGGRIGIAAQALGIAEGALDAAVEYVKTREQFGRPIAAFQNTKFTLADMKTRVEAARYLVYSAACAKDNGEPYSDKAAMAKLFASETAREVTWRAVQLFGGYGYTRDYPVERMMRDAKITEIYEGTSEIQKMVIAGNLLK, from the coding sequence ATGGAATTTAAATTAAATGAAGACCAGCAGTTAATGAAAGACATGTTCGTTGAATTTACAGAGCAGTTTGTCAAACCAATCGCTGCAGAGTTAGATGAGCAGGAGCGCTTCCCGGAAGAACTGATTCCACAGCTTGGAGAAACAGGACTTCTCGGAATCCCGGTCGCTGAAGAGTACGGCGGAGCAGGTGCAGACAATATGTCTTACGTTCTTGCAGTAGAAGAAGTTTCTAAAGCATGCGCAAGCACAGGTGTTACAATTTCAGCTCATACATCTTTATGCTGCTGGCCAATCGAAGCATTCGGAACAGAAGAACAGAAACAGAAATACCTTCCAGATCTTGCATCTGGTGAAAAACTTGGTGCTTTCGGTCTTACTGAGCCGGGCGCTGGATCTGACGCTGCTGGACAGAGAACAGTTGCAGAAGACAAAGGCGATCACTACTTATTAAACGGAAGCAAGATCTTCATCACAAACGGTGAAGTTGCTGATGTTTACGTTGTATTTGCAATGACAAACAAAGAACTTGGAAACAAAGGAATCAGTGCTTTCATCGTAGAAAAAGGATGGGAAGGATTCAGCTTTGGAAGTCATGAGAAGAAAATGGGTATCCGTGGATCTTCTACATGCGAGCTGATTTTCGAAAACGTAAAAGTTCCGAAGGAAAACCTTTTGGGAGAAGTTAACAAAGGATTCAAGATTGCTATGGCAACTCTTGATGGCGGACGTATCGGTATCGCTGCACAGGCACTTGGTATTGCTGAAGGCGCATTAGACGCAGCTGTAGAATATGTTAAGACAAGAGAACAGTTTGGACGTCCTATCGCAGCATTCCAGAATACAAAATTCACACTTGCTGATATGAAGACAAGAGTAGAAGCTGCTAGATACCTTGTATATAGCGCTGCTTGTGCAAAAGATAACGGCGAACCATACTCTGACAAAGCTGCTATGGCTAAATTATTCGCTTCTGAAACAGCAAGAGAAGTTACCTGGAGAGCAGTACAGTTATTCGGTGGATATGGATATACAAGAGATTATCCAGTAGAAAGAATGATGCGTGACGCTAAGATCACAGAAATCTATGAAGGCACTTCTGAGATCCAGAAGATGGTAATTGCAGGAAATTTGCTGAAATAG
- a CDS encoding electron transfer flavoprotein subunit alpha/FixB family protein, which translates to MAVEKTKDLWVFIETEDEGTAKSVGLELLVPGRRLADKQNGKLVAVILGSNVAPALEAVKAHGADEAIVVDQPELKHYNTDAYAKVLCELIEKYGPSVMLIGATNNGRDIGPRISCRLGTGLTADCTALDIDDETGNMAWTRPAFGGNLMATIMCPDHRPQLGTVRPGVFKKSEPGEVKDIPVIKEKVEITDAEKRVELLEVINEMAGELVDLENAEIIVSGGRGVGGPEGFAPVRELAEVLGATVGASRAAVDAGWIPHAHQVGQTGKTVGPKIYIACGISGAIQHLAGMSSSDVIIAINKDPDAPIFNVADYGLVGDLKVVLPILTEKIRKYKGL; encoded by the coding sequence ATGGCGGTAGAAAAGACAAAGGATCTTTGGGTCTTTATCGAAACAGAGGATGAAGGTACTGCGAAAAGCGTAGGACTTGAGTTACTCGTTCCAGGTAGAAGACTTGCAGATAAACAGAACGGAAAACTTGTTGCAGTAATTTTAGGAAGCAATGTTGCACCAGCACTCGAAGCTGTAAAAGCACACGGCGCTGACGAAGCAATCGTTGTGGATCAGCCTGAATTAAAGCACTATAACACAGATGCTTATGCAAAAGTTCTTTGCGAACTGATCGAAAAATACGGACCATCCGTAATGCTGATCGGTGCTACAAATAACGGAAGAGACATCGGACCTCGTATTTCCTGCAGACTTGGAACTGGTTTAACAGCAGACTGTACAGCATTAGATATTGATGATGAGACAGGCAACATGGCATGGACAAGACCTGCATTCGGTGGAAACCTGATGGCAACAATTATGTGTCCTGACCACAGACCACAGCTTGGAACAGTCAGACCTGGCGTATTCAAGAAGAGTGAACCAGGTGAAGTAAAAGACATTCCGGTGATCAAAGAAAAAGTTGAGATCACAGATGCAGAAAAACGTGTAGAGTTACTCGAAGTGATCAATGAGATGGCAGGGGAACTCGTTGATCTGGAAAACGCAGAAATCATCGTTTCCGGTGGACGTGGAGTAGGCGGACCAGAAGGTTTTGCACCTGTAAGAGAGCTTGCAGAAGTATTAGGTGCTACAGTAGGAGCATCCAGAGCAGCTGTTGATGCAGGATGGATCCCACATGCACACCAGGTAGGCCAGACTGGTAAAACAGTTGGACCAAAGATCTACATTGCCTGCGGAATTTCCGGAGCAATTCAGCATCTTGCCGGTATGAGCAGCTCTGACGTGATCATTGCAATCAACAAAGATCCAGATGCACCAATTTTCAATGTGGCTGATTACGGTCTTGTTGGAGACCTGAAAGTAGTTCTGCCAATTCTGACAGAAAAGATCAGAAAATACAAAGGGTTATAA
- a CDS encoding electron transfer flavoprotein subunit beta/FixA family protein has protein sequence MKNILVCIKQVPDTTEIRIDPVKKTLIREGVPSIVNPFDAYALELAARIKDKEPGTKITLVSMGPPQAENALRECLAVGGDKAYLVSGREFGGSDTLATSYILSCAIKKLEELEGKFDIIFCGKQAIDGDTAQVGPEIAEHIGLPQVTYAIEAEAEEDRLVIKKEVEAGFEKVAVSYPCLITVTKPSFDPRFPTIKSKMAAKKAEINVLAYADLEAGMDNERIGLKGSPTKVKKTFTPEVKTSGVKINEPTSEEGAEKLFAILCEDKVF, from the coding sequence ATGAAGAATATTCTTGTCTGCATTAAGCAGGTACCGGATACGACAGAAATCCGTATCGATCCGGTAAAGAAAACACTGATTCGCGAAGGAGTACCAAGTATTGTCAATCCATTTGATGCATACGCATTGGAACTCGCAGCAAGAATCAAAGATAAAGAACCAGGTACGAAAATTACATTAGTATCTATGGGACCACCACAGGCAGAGAATGCTTTAAGAGAGTGTCTTGCTGTAGGCGGAGACAAAGCATACCTTGTCAGCGGAAGAGAATTTGGAGGAAGTGATACACTTGCAACAAGTTACATTCTTTCCTGCGCAATTAAGAAATTAGAAGAATTAGAAGGAAAATTCGACATCATCTTCTGTGGAAAACAGGCAATTGATGGTGATACAGCACAGGTTGGACCTGAAATCGCTGAGCATATCGGACTTCCACAGGTAACATATGCGATCGAAGCAGAAGCTGAGGAAGACAGACTTGTGATCAAGAAAGAAGTAGAAGCCGGATTTGAAAAGGTTGCAGTTTCTTACCCATGTCTGATCACCGTAACAAAACCATCCTTCGATCCTAGATTCCCTACCATCAAATCCAAGATGGCTGCAAAGAAAGCAGAGATCAATGTTCTCGCCTATGCAGACTTAGAAGCTGGTATGGATAATGAGAGAATCGGATTAAAAGGTTCTCCAACAAAGGTTAAGAAAACATTTACCCCAGAAGTAAAAACTTCAGGTGTGAAGATCAATGAACCGACATCAGAAGAAGGCGCAGAAAAATTATTTGCCATTCTCTGCGAAGATAAAGTATTTTAA
- a CDS encoding acyl-CoA dehydrogenase family protein — translation MDFRITEEQELMVQAIEEAMTRENLEPYFQDCDKNHTHPEKWWEILKELGCFSMFLPEEAEGEDGEPGGGEGAVTMFLVMEALGRCGAPIYLFWDHVKADALLENGTKEQIDKFMPLFFKGNGAFAQGFSEPTAGTELSSNTILTTYTRRNGKVYINGHKHFISGAQDNDYCLTLAKNSENPEQLTLWFVPTNVPGCKKEPMEKMGLNMENVNDIWFDDVEIEESDMFSFEGNGLMATSKGFDYERLIDAFNAYGQALCAYEDACRYANQRIVKGQEIGRLQLIQNHIMEMTMKIEAMRNMLLHYAWNKDNNCLTRAEASIAKQFCSESANDIADHALQVMGGIGYCGSRVSRIYRDLRITRISGGTGEIQTVIASRQVLKKYK, via the coding sequence ATGGATTTCAGAATTACAGAAGAACAGGAATTAATGGTACAGGCAATCGAAGAGGCTATGACAAGAGAAAATCTTGAGCCTTACTTCCAGGACTGTGACAAAAACCACACACATCCAGAGAAATGGTGGGAAATCTTAAAAGAGCTCGGATGCTTTAGTATGTTCTTACCAGAAGAAGCTGAAGGAGAAGACGGAGAACCAGGTGGCGGCGAAGGCGCAGTTACAATGTTCCTCGTAATGGAAGCTTTAGGACGCTGTGGCGCACCAATCTACCTTTTCTGGGATCATGTAAAAGCTGATGCACTTTTAGAGAATGGAACAAAAGAGCAGATCGATAAATTCATGCCTTTATTCTTCAAAGGAAACGGAGCATTCGCACAGGGATTCTCAGAACCAACTGCAGGTACTGAATTATCCAGCAATACAATCCTTACAACTTATACACGTCGTAACGGAAAAGTATACATCAATGGACACAAACATTTCATTTCCGGAGCACAGGACAATGATTACTGTCTGACACTTGCTAAAAACAGCGAGAATCCAGAACAGCTTACATTATGGTTTGTTCCTACAAACGTTCCAGGCTGCAAGAAAGAGCCAATGGAAAAAATGGGATTAAACATGGAAAACGTAAACGACATCTGGTTTGATGATGTTGAGATCGAAGAAAGCGATATGTTCAGCTTCGAAGGAAACGGATTAATGGCAACATCCAAAGGTTTTGATTACGAGCGTCTGATCGATGCATTCAACGCATATGGACAGGCATTATGTGCATACGAAGATGCATGCAGATACGCAAACCAGAGAATCGTAAAAGGTCAGGAGATCGGACGTTTACAGCTGATCCAGAACCATATCATGGAAATGACCATGAAGATCGAAGCTATGAGAAATATGCTTCTTCACTACGCATGGAACAAAGATAACAACTGCCTGACAAGAGCAGAGGCATCTATTGCAAAACAGTTCTGTTCTGAATCTGCAAATGATATCGCTGACCATGCACTCCAGGTAATGGGCGGAATCGGATACTGCGGAAGCCGCGTAAGCCGTATTTATAGAGACTTAAGAATCACACGTATTTCCGGTGGAACAGGTGAGATTCAGACAGTTATTGCAAGCCGTCAGGTATTAAAGAAATATAAATAA
- a CDS encoding enoyl-CoA hydratase/isomerase family protein, which yields MGETKKVLTELKNGVLIVTINREERRNAIDPETSAMMEQILNDAEQNPEVGAIIITGTGDRSFCSGEDLAAYDENGTCQTIMAHGFAGITERLSAKPIICAANGTAVAGGLEIALACDIIVASENARFGLSEVKVGFLATSGGLIRLPNIIPKKIASEMVLTGKLIDAQRAYEVGLVNYVVPREQVMDKAMELAEIIAANAPISLKLSKEIFHVATQCSFEDAQRYCNRCWDYIEKTEDAVEGPKAFLEKRKPDWKGR from the coding sequence ATGGGGGAAACAAAGAAAGTACTTACTGAACTGAAAAATGGCGTATTGATCGTAACAATCAACCGTGAAGAGCGCCGCAATGCAATCGACCCGGAAACATCCGCAATGATGGAACAGATCTTAAACGATGCTGAACAGAATCCGGAAGTTGGCGCGATCATTATCACAGGAACAGGCGACAGAAGCTTCTGTTCCGGAGAAGATTTAGCAGCTTATGATGAAAACGGAACCTGTCAGACAATTATGGCACATGGATTTGCAGGAATCACAGAACGTCTTTCCGCAAAACCGATCATCTGTGCAGCAAACGGAACTGCAGTAGCAGGAGGTCTTGAGATCGCACTTGCATGTGACATTATCGTTGCATCTGAGAATGCAAGATTCGGACTTTCTGAAGTAAAAGTCGGATTCCTGGCAACAAGCGGAGGACTGATCCGTTTACCAAACATCATTCCTAAGAAGATCGCATCTGAGATGGTTCTGACAGGAAAACTGATCGATGCACAGCGTGCTTACGAGGTAGGTCTTGTTAACTATGTTGTTCCAAGAGAACAGGTTATGGACAAAGCAATGGAATTAGCAGAGATCATCGCTGCAAACGCACCGATCTCATTAAAACTCAGCAAAGAGATTTTCCATGTAGCAACACAGTGCTCTTTCGAAGATGCACAGAGATATTGCAATCGCTGCTGGGATTACATCGAGAAAACAGAAGATGCAGTAGAAGGACCAAAAGCGTTCTTAGAGAAACGCAAACCGGACTGGAAAGGCAGATAA
- a CDS encoding MBL fold metallo-hydrolase: MQIIRVPVGAFITNCYIAEGQEPGRGFLVDPADNPKKLISILEEKQICPEAILLTHGHYDHILAVPKLQERWKEIPVYCNAKDIPESLTEYDMGQQFPTVRAFKNVKTIEDGQELVIAGTEITVMETPGHTPGSVLFLTKDAIFTGDTIFQGSIGRTDFEGGNERQMMQSLRKINHLAIEDITLCPGHGDTTTLKWERAHNSYLKMCR, encoded by the coding sequence ATGCAGATAATCAGAGTCCCGGTAGGGGCATTTATCACAAACTGTTATATTGCAGAAGGACAGGAACCGGGAAGAGGATTTCTCGTTGATCCTGCAGATAATCCGAAAAAGCTGATCTCCATCCTGGAGGAAAAGCAGATCTGTCCGGAAGCAATTCTTCTGACACATGGTCATTACGATCATATTCTTGCGGTACCGAAGCTGCAGGAACGATGGAAAGAGATTCCGGTGTATTGCAATGCAAAGGATATTCCGGAGAGTCTTACGGAGTATGATATGGGACAGCAGTTCCCGACAGTCAGGGCATTTAAGAATGTGAAGACGATCGAAGATGGACAGGAGCTGGTGATCGCAGGAACAGAGATCACTGTGATGGAAACACCGGGACATACGCCGGGATCCGTTCTGTTTCTGACAAAGGATGCAATCTTTACCGGAGATACGATTTTCCAGGGAAGTATCGGAAGAACGGACTTTGAAGGTGGAAATGAGCGCCAGATGATGCAGAGCCTGAGAAAAATTAATCATCTTGCCATAGAGGACATTACCCTATGTCCCGGACATGGCGACACAACCACATTGAAGTGGGAAAGAGCACATAACAGCTATCTGAAGATGTGCAGATAG
- a CDS encoding CaiB/BaiF CoA transferase family protein has protein sequence MGTENRKGPLKDVKVLDFTIALAGVYVAWQFADMGAEVWKVERYGSGDQARTWDPFVNGLSTLYTAYNKNKQSIELDLSSQEGKQVIYDMVKEADVVLENFKSGSIDRLGLGYEELKKINPKIVFVSLSGFGATGPLKKYPCYDAIAAARGGFAGSNGEPDGAPMKAGNANCDTLTGTHALNAALIGLIQARKTGEGCRVDIGMMDTVMISCGETVVDYGKGTYTQSRFGNHDRFTAPYGIFEARDGWAVIIADSEERWAKMCDALDAGHLKDDPRFADNAARIANRDSLVEELEKVTVTYKRSEIEKRLTEAGVPASEVLPFIEAYTSEHANSTETTTLVDQEKIGQMRFYNNPIRFNDELCPIWRGAPLLGEDSREILAGLGYSEEKIDQLFADGVVGSSMI, from the coding sequence ATGGGAACAGAGAACAGAAAGGGACCATTGAAAGATGTAAAAGTGCTTGATTTTACGATTGCACTTGCAGGTGTATATGTGGCATGGCAGTTTGCAGATATGGGAGCTGAAGTCTGGAAAGTAGAGCGCTACGGCAGCGGCGACCAGGCAAGAACATGGGATCCATTCGTAAACGGATTAAGTACTCTTTATACAGCATATAATAAGAATAAGCAGAGCATTGAGCTGGATCTGTCTTCTCAGGAAGGCAAACAGGTCATCTACGATATGGTAAAGGAAGCAGATGTCGTACTTGAAAACTTCAAGAGCGGTTCCATTGACAGACTGGGACTTGGATACGAAGAACTGAAAAAGATCAATCCAAAGATCGTGTTCGTATCACTGAGCGGATTCGGAGCGACAGGACCTCTGAAAAAATATCCATGTTATGATGCAATCGCAGCAGCCCGCGGCGGATTTGCAGGAAGCAACGGAGAACCGGACGGTGCACCAATGAAAGCAGGAAATGCAAATTGTGATACCTTAACCGGAACACACGCATTAAACGCAGCGCTGATCGGCCTGATCCAGGCACGTAAGACAGGAGAGGGATGCAGAGTTGATATCGGTATGATGGATACGGTAATGATCTCCTGTGGTGAGACTGTTGTCGATTACGGAAAAGGAACTTATACACAGTCAAGATTCGGTAATCATGACCGCTTCACCGCACCATACGGAATTTTCGAAGCAAGAGACGGCTGGGCAGTTATCATTGCAGACAGCGAGGAACGCTGGGCAAAGATGTGTGATGCATTAGATGCCGGACACTTAAAAGACGATCCAAGATTTGCAGATAACGCGGCAAGAATCGCAAACAGGGACAGCCTGGTAGAAGAACTTGAAAAAGTAACCGTTACTTATAAACGGAGCGAGATAGAAAAACGCCTGACAGAAGCCGGGGTACCGGCATCTGAAGTACTTCCTTTTATTGAAGCATATACTTCAGAACATGCAAATTCAACAGAGACGACAACACTTGTTGATCAGGAAAAGATTGGACAGATGAGATTCTATAACAATCCGATCCGGTTCAACGACGAGTTATGCCCGATCTGGAGAGGAGCACCACTTCTTGGCGAAGACAGCAGAGAGATTCTTGCAGGACTTGGATACAGCGAAGAAAAGATTGACCAGCTCTTTGCAGACGGTGTTGTCGGAAGCAGCATGATTTAA